The proteins below are encoded in one region of Streptomyces roseirectus:
- a CDS encoding UvrD-helicase domain-containing protein encodes MPRLAFAQSFWDGYDALEKPVRAGVRKAMAKFQAMSAAELNADKGLHLESVHNARDPRMRTIRITDFWRGVVLAPDDGSDMFLLVNVLPHDDAYTWAAKRLYSANSATRALEVRNAVALDELTPLYETAARTAPRLLFADVSDDTLRDLGIDDQVLRAARSLVDKAQLEAFATLLPEDQLEVLQYLAEGFSPEEVYRDVVAVRRPADAPAEPVEDLATVITNTSARIRLVTGPRELEEMLAKPFAAWRVFLHPSQRRVAYRTSYGGPVQVTGGPGTGKTVAALHRVKHLLGRSDDGRILLTTYTNALAAGLREMLGLLLDEDEKLLARVDVTTVDACANGVVRARSATAPKPIGDREQRQLWEKVVKQLDLPFTARFLAQEYRHVVLGQNLRDVDAYLGASRRGRGTGLGAARRREVWRGVERFEQFLRDRGETTHLGICARAAELLSDGAGPVPYAHVVVDEAQDLHPAQWRVLRAAVSPGADDLFITGDPHQRIYDSRVSLGSLGIASVGRSFRLRVNYRSTEEILAWSARLLAPVTVDALEGEGTDSLAGYRSLLHGGRPRVRGYATRQEETEALVERVRTLVAEGFAPHEIGVCARFNLALDTAEEKLKAAKIPVLRVKGQVTQGSEGVRLATMHAMKGLEFRAVSVLGVAEGTVPFAREITPREADPLQHEADLLRERCLLFVACTRARETLTVTWSGTASPFLPPVD; translated from the coding sequence ATGCCTCGGCTCGCTTTCGCCCAGAGTTTCTGGGACGGCTACGACGCTTTGGAGAAGCCGGTCCGGGCCGGAGTACGCAAGGCCATGGCGAAGTTCCAGGCCATGAGCGCGGCCGAACTCAACGCGGACAAGGGGCTGCACCTGGAGTCCGTCCACAACGCCCGTGACCCGCGGATGCGGACGATCCGCATCACCGACTTCTGGCGAGGTGTCGTCCTCGCGCCCGACGACGGCAGTGACATGTTCCTCCTGGTCAATGTCCTGCCGCACGACGACGCCTACACCTGGGCGGCGAAGCGCCTGTACAGCGCGAACTCCGCGACGCGCGCCCTGGAAGTGCGCAACGCCGTCGCTCTGGACGAGCTGACACCGCTGTACGAGACGGCCGCGCGCACGGCTCCCCGGCTGCTGTTCGCGGACGTCTCCGACGACACGCTGCGCGATCTCGGCATCGACGACCAAGTCCTGCGCGCCGCACGATCGTTGGTGGACAAGGCCCAACTGGAAGCTTTCGCAACGCTGTTGCCGGAGGACCAGCTGGAGGTGCTCCAGTACCTCGCCGAAGGCTTCAGCCCGGAAGAGGTCTACCGGGACGTCGTGGCCGTACGCCGCCCCGCCGACGCGCCCGCCGAACCGGTCGAGGACCTGGCCACGGTGATCACCAACACGTCGGCCCGCATCCGACTGGTCACCGGACCGCGGGAGTTGGAGGAGATGCTGGCGAAGCCGTTCGCGGCCTGGCGGGTCTTCCTGCATCCCTCCCAGCGGCGCGTCGCCTACCGCACGTCGTACGGCGGTCCCGTCCAGGTCACCGGAGGCCCTGGCACGGGCAAGACGGTGGCCGCGCTGCACCGGGTCAAGCATCTGCTCGGCCGCTCCGACGACGGCCGCATCCTGCTCACCACGTACACGAACGCGCTCGCCGCCGGACTGCGTGAGATGCTCGGTCTGCTCCTCGACGAGGACGAGAAGCTGCTGGCACGCGTTGATGTGACGACGGTCGACGCCTGCGCCAACGGCGTCGTGCGCGCCCGCTCGGCGACCGCGCCGAAGCCGATCGGGGACCGAGAGCAACGGCAGTTGTGGGAGAAGGTGGTCAAGCAGCTGGATCTGCCGTTCACCGCCCGGTTCCTGGCCCAGGAGTACCGGCACGTCGTCCTCGGCCAGAACCTCCGCGATGTCGACGCTTACCTCGGCGCGAGCCGCCGCGGCCGCGGCACCGGTCTCGGTGCCGCGCGTCGCCGGGAGGTGTGGAGGGGTGTGGAGCGGTTCGAGCAGTTCCTGCGCGACCGCGGCGAGACCACGCACCTGGGGATCTGCGCCCGTGCGGCGGAACTCCTCTCCGACGGCGCCGGGCCGGTTCCGTACGCCCATGTCGTCGTGGACGAGGCACAGGACCTGCACCCCGCGCAGTGGCGGGTGCTGCGTGCCGCCGTCTCCCCCGGCGCCGACGATCTGTTCATCACCGGTGACCCGCATCAGCGGATCTACGACTCCCGGGTGTCGCTGGGCTCGTTGGGCATCGCCTCGGTCGGCCGCAGCTTCCGGTTGCGCGTCAACTACCGCTCCACGGAAGAGATCCTGGCCTGGTCGGCCCGCCTCCTCGCGCCCGTCACCGTCGACGCGCTCGAAGGTGAGGGGACGGACTCGCTGGCCGGGTACCGCTCGCTCCTGCACGGCGGCCGCCCTCGGGTTCGGGGGTACGCCACCCGGCAGGAGGAGACGGAGGCACTGGTGGAGCGGGTCCGAACCCTGGTCGCAGAGGGTTTCGCGCCGCACGAGATCGGTGTGTGCGCGCGCTTCAACCTGGCCCTGGACACGGCCGAGGAGAAGCTGAAGGCCGCAAAGATTCCGGTGCTACGGGTCAAAGGGCAGGTCACGCAAGGGTCCGAGGGTGTGCGGCTGGCGACGATGCACGCGATGAAGGGACTGGAGTTCCGGGCGGTGTCGGTGCTCGGTGTCGCCGAGGGCACCGTCCCGTTCGCCCGTGAGATCACCCCGCGTGAGGCGGACCCACTCCAACATGAGGCCGACCTGCTCCGTGAGCGCTGTCTGCTCTTCGTCGCCTGCACACGCGCTCGCGAAACCCTGACGGTGACGTGGAGCGGGACCGCGAGCCCCTTTCTCCCGCCCGTCGACTGA
- a CDS encoding N-6 DNA methylase, protein MTDNAAPSVGPLVTGAEIARLAGVTRAAVSNWRRRYDDFPAPAGGAANSPLYALTEVQEWLDRQRKGQEVSPEVELWQAMRAAYGEQMVSGLAQVAAVLAGQTGPRLPDDVATRVRVLVRTGSSVTLVNGLTDRFMDSARRAGSDQVTPERVVRAVRRFAPELPVGATVFDPACGIGVLLLSVASDAGTRCYGQEVDEDSARFAQLRADLLGRSGVRIVAGDSLRADVWPDLKADLVVCDPPAGVTEWGREELLLDSRWDLGTPSKAEGELAWLQHAYAHTAPGGHVLMVMPASVAYRKAGRRIRSELVRRGIVRQVIALPPGTATSHALPVHLWCLQRPENTERVDTHHTVSMVDLTENPPDGDLEPRPDQVADVPLIELLDDTVDLTPGSHLRSRHRDYPAEYVALRKELEDQIRQLAALLPELTTGGGPGSLDGATTSVADLARAGLVAYEGPEPVSASEQLDTDYLQGFLRSSANARRSTSASGTYRFDGKGSRIPRMGIDEQRRYGSAFRALSAFEEGMRKADELSRQLAEVARDGLATGALAPEE, encoded by the coding sequence ATGACGGACAACGCCGCTCCATCGGTCGGCCCATTGGTCACCGGCGCCGAGATCGCCCGGCTGGCCGGAGTCACCCGGGCAGCCGTTTCCAACTGGCGCCGGCGCTACGACGACTTCCCCGCGCCGGCCGGAGGCGCCGCGAACAGTCCGCTCTACGCGCTCACCGAGGTCCAGGAATGGCTGGACCGACAGCGCAAGGGTCAGGAGGTGTCACCCGAGGTCGAGTTGTGGCAGGCCATGCGGGCCGCGTACGGGGAGCAGATGGTCTCGGGCCTGGCGCAGGTCGCCGCGGTCCTGGCCGGACAGACAGGACCGCGGCTGCCGGACGACGTAGCCACCCGGGTGCGGGTGCTCGTCCGAACCGGATCGTCCGTCACCCTTGTGAACGGACTTACCGACCGGTTCATGGACTCCGCTCGGCGGGCCGGGTCCGACCAGGTGACCCCTGAGCGCGTGGTGCGTGCCGTCCGCCGCTTCGCCCCTGAACTGCCGGTCGGCGCCACAGTCTTCGATCCCGCCTGCGGAATCGGGGTGCTCCTCCTGTCTGTAGCCTCCGACGCCGGGACGCGTTGCTACGGCCAGGAGGTGGATGAGGACAGCGCTCGCTTCGCACAGCTCCGCGCCGACCTCTTGGGCCGTTCCGGCGTGCGCATCGTGGCAGGCGATTCACTGCGTGCGGACGTATGGCCGGACCTCAAGGCGGATCTGGTCGTCTGTGACCCCCCGGCCGGTGTGACCGAGTGGGGGCGGGAGGAGCTGCTGCTCGACTCCCGCTGGGACCTCGGCACCCCGTCCAAAGCCGAGGGGGAGCTGGCCTGGCTCCAGCACGCCTACGCCCATACCGCACCCGGCGGCCACGTCCTCATGGTCATGCCGGCCTCGGTCGCCTACCGCAAGGCCGGCCGCCGCATCCGGTCGGAACTCGTCCGCCGGGGCATCGTGCGCCAAGTGATCGCCCTGCCGCCGGGAACGGCGACCTCGCATGCCCTGCCTGTGCACCTGTGGTGTCTCCAGCGTCCCGAGAACACCGAAAGGGTGGACACACACCACACCGTGAGCATGGTCGACCTGACGGAGAACCCGCCCGACGGGGATCTGGAACCACGCCCCGACCAGGTTGCCGACGTGCCGCTGATCGAACTCCTCGACGACACGGTCGACCTGACGCCCGGGAGCCATCTCCGTTCCCGGCACCGCGACTACCCCGCTGAATACGTCGCCCTGCGCAAGGAGTTGGAGGACCAGATCCGTCAACTCGCCGCCCTTCTGCCCGAACTCACGACGGGCGGCGGACCGGGCTCGCTGGACGGTGCCACCACCAGCGTCGCGGATCTTGCCCGCGCCGGGCTCGTGGCGTACGAGGGCCCGGAGCCCGTCTCGGCCAGCGAGCAGCTCGACACGGACTATCTGCAAGGGTTCCTGCGCAGCTCGGCCAACGCCCGCAGGTCCACGAGCGCGAGCGGGACCTACCGCTTCGACGGCAAGGGCTCACGCATTCCCCGTATGGGCATCGACGAGCAGCGTCGGTACGGCTCCGCCTTCCGTGCCCTGTCCGCGTTCGAGGAGGGGATGCGCAAGGCCGACGAGCTGAGCCGACAACTCGCCGAGGTCGCCCGTGACGGTCTGGCCACGGGCGCCCTGGCACCCGAGGAATAA
- a CDS encoding TIGR04141 family sporadically distributed protein, with translation MPSHTEVRTVYRLSGVAPTTEAMLDALDVELLDSLGADPHLPEALGVPAVYVTCGMERAEAPWCEPMSRTTGITVNESVRRTAAVLLLAVDDVVYAIGCDQGYRLIPEHLKDKRFGLSFAIRQMDPNLIRGAVSRSLGQARTDISLVPGGASVPLLGIRDHSRIVRSLGGYLDNLPLTRSRYSLGKAVSAQGGCGLRIALGIEPEALLSDLRTIARICREDIPHPELEFVDHIVPVSDPMTLDILHKTLDDRLGRPDEGSFSVGVPSEHHTAYAEATRYMTQINSDNGALLSDEFDLGYVLTRARLAPSGRRLKALREGTVTLARVRRRGIVDTLAVTSALTWLETGVSLGPRRFFLMDGEWYEAGAAYVEECRATLRALFPPSPSVSLPSWEDGESENTYNNRVADEYNSEVADGQPRWLCLDTKNVANPLHPRDQVEICDLLTPDGTLILVKRAGGSSPLSHLFSQARVAVELLQESARVRSEFTAKVARLSRGARLLADDYTPKRIVLAMLLKNRTSLTPDSIFGFSQITIAQTAKALAARGVTVEVIGIPDGSTDALSQPRCEMETSAAG, from the coding sequence ATGCCCTCGCACACCGAAGTACGCACCGTTTACCGGCTGTCTGGCGTCGCCCCCACCACCGAAGCCATGCTGGACGCCCTTGACGTCGAACTTCTGGACAGCCTCGGTGCAGATCCACATTTACCGGAGGCACTCGGGGTCCCGGCTGTGTACGTCACCTGTGGGATGGAACGCGCCGAGGCCCCGTGGTGCGAGCCCATGTCACGCACCACGGGCATCACGGTCAACGAGAGCGTCCGCCGCACCGCCGCCGTACTGCTGCTCGCAGTCGATGACGTGGTGTACGCCATCGGCTGTGACCAGGGGTACCGGTTGATCCCCGAACATCTCAAGGACAAGCGTTTCGGTCTCTCGTTCGCCATCCGGCAGATGGACCCGAACTTGATCCGCGGAGCCGTGTCGAGATCTCTCGGGCAAGCACGCACGGACATCTCCCTGGTTCCGGGCGGCGCCTCGGTCCCGTTGCTGGGTATTCGCGACCACTCGCGCATCGTGCGCAGCCTGGGCGGATACCTCGACAACCTGCCGCTCACCCGGTCGCGGTACAGCCTCGGCAAGGCCGTGAGCGCCCAGGGCGGTTGCGGGCTGCGGATCGCCCTCGGGATCGAACCCGAGGCCCTGCTCTCCGACCTGCGGACCATCGCCAGGATCTGCCGCGAGGACATCCCGCACCCGGAGTTGGAGTTCGTCGACCACATCGTCCCGGTGAGCGACCCGATGACCCTCGACATCCTCCACAAAACCCTGGACGACCGTCTCGGCCGGCCCGACGAGGGAAGCTTCTCCGTCGGTGTCCCCTCCGAACATCACACGGCATACGCGGAGGCCACCAGGTACATGACCCAGATCAACAGCGACAACGGAGCCCTGCTCTCGGACGAATTCGACCTCGGATACGTGCTCACCCGGGCCCGGCTCGCACCGTCCGGTAGGCGCCTCAAGGCACTACGCGAAGGAACGGTGACCCTGGCCAGGGTCCGCCGGAGGGGGATCGTCGACACACTCGCCGTCACCAGCGCACTGACCTGGCTGGAGACAGGTGTGTCCCTCGGCCCCAGACGGTTCTTCTTGATGGACGGCGAGTGGTATGAAGCCGGGGCCGCCTATGTCGAAGAGTGCCGGGCCACGCTGCGGGCGCTGTTCCCTCCTTCGCCTTCCGTCTCCCTCCCCTCCTGGGAGGACGGCGAGTCGGAGAACACGTACAACAACAGAGTGGCTGACGAGTACAACAGCGAGGTGGCTGACGGTCAGCCCCGTTGGCTCTGCCTCGACACCAAGAACGTCGCCAACCCTCTCCACCCCAGGGACCAGGTCGAGATCTGCGACCTGCTCACGCCCGACGGCACCCTGATCCTCGTCAAGCGGGCAGGTGGTTCCAGTCCGCTGAGCCACCTGTTCAGCCAGGCCAGGGTCGCGGTGGAACTGCTCCAGGAGTCCGCCCGGGTCCGCAGCGAGTTCACCGCCAAGGTGGCCCGGCTGAGTCGCGGCGCACGCCTGCTTGCTGACGACTACACGCCCAAGCGAATCGTCCTTGCGATGCTCCTCAAGAACCGCACGAGCCTGACCCCGGACTCCATCTTCGGCTTCTCCCAGATCACCATTGCGCAGACCGCGAAGGCACTGGCGGCACGAGGGGTGACTGTCGAGGTCATCGGCATCCCTGATGGCAGTACCGACGCACTTTCACAGCCTCGGTGCGAGATGGAGACGAGTGCAGCGGGATGA
- a CDS encoding FAD/NAD(P)-binding protein, translating to MNEKNHRANGADESGTAPYRAENPSIAVIGCGPRGTSVLERIAANTHLLVPDERLDIHVIDPYPVGAGRIWRRDQSSLLWSNTRADECTLFTDDTVTCQGPVVEGPTLEQWARDLAAGRLHLPQGYQPAPGTREEAVRVHAGWFATRKLTGDYLAWFFWRSVAAMAPRVHVRSHQASVLSLDDLPDGRQRVRLDDGETVDVDLVILAQGHFQVKPHGPETRLAQHAAAHQLSYQPTAYTSDISLDAFPAGEPVLMRGFGLTFIDIMVLLTEGRGGRFRREPSGELRYVPSGREPTLYVGSRRGVPYRSKFAYVLPGPLPRVPRYFSPADFADHSLDFVSDLWPALARELTVAGYRELAHSHPHRLGVDAGEFLDRLDAAQWQSVEFKDLIEQAVPDSRDHIDVDGLDRPLANRRFSDAAALRAWMLHYLADDLERGRNPRYSAHLAVYHAIFSISQALWAVVQRGEVEPGNGSHSMTAFFDFCRFRTSGPPGPRLEQLLALARAGVVDFVGANMKVTCRGGVFEARTSSLDRVVQARALIEARLPGRALTRVADPLLLHLVGEREIREQVRTDPTTGRRQPTGLIDTLGARPLGPDGSPHPRRFVTSPGDFPRPRTNDPFLHQSDAVAREALHALVEARGGSCRQTSPSSPTPPVY from the coding sequence ATGAACGAGAAGAACCACCGCGCCAACGGCGCCGACGAAAGCGGCACGGCCCCGTACCGGGCGGAGAACCCGAGCATCGCGGTCATCGGCTGCGGACCACGAGGGACGTCCGTACTCGAACGCATCGCCGCGAACACGCATCTCCTCGTCCCCGACGAGCGCCTGGACATCCACGTCATCGATCCGTATCCAGTCGGTGCCGGACGGATATGGCGCCGGGATCAGTCATCGCTGCTCTGGTCGAACACCCGGGCCGACGAGTGCACGCTCTTCACCGATGACACGGTCACCTGTCAAGGCCCAGTCGTGGAAGGCCCCACGCTGGAACAGTGGGCGCGGGATCTCGCCGCAGGACGCCTTCACCTGCCGCAGGGCTACCAGCCCGCCCCGGGGACGCGGGAGGAGGCCGTGCGAGTCCATGCCGGCTGGTTCGCCACGCGGAAGCTCACGGGTGACTACCTCGCGTGGTTCTTCTGGCGGAGCGTCGCTGCGATGGCGCCCCGCGTCCATGTCCGGAGTCACCAGGCGTCCGTGCTGTCCCTGGACGACCTGCCTGACGGCCGCCAGCGTGTCCGACTCGACGACGGCGAGACCGTGGACGTGGACCTGGTGATCCTGGCGCAGGGCCACTTCCAGGTGAAACCGCACGGTCCGGAAACCCGGCTCGCCCAGCACGCGGCGGCCCATCAGCTCAGCTACCAGCCGACCGCGTACACCTCCGACATCTCTCTGGACGCCTTCCCCGCGGGCGAGCCCGTACTGATGCGCGGATTCGGGCTGACCTTCATCGACATCATGGTGCTCCTTACCGAGGGACGCGGCGGACGCTTCCGCCGTGAGCCGTCGGGCGAGTTGCGCTACGTACCGTCGGGCCGGGAACCCACGCTGTACGTGGGTTCCCGCCGAGGTGTGCCGTACCGCTCCAAGTTCGCGTACGTCTTGCCGGGGCCCCTACCCCGGGTGCCCCGCTACTTCTCGCCCGCCGACTTCGCCGACCACTCCCTGGATTTCGTCTCCGACCTGTGGCCCGCCCTTGCACGGGAGCTGACTGTGGCCGGTTACCGGGAACTGGCGCACTCCCATCCCCACCGTCTCGGAGTCGACGCCGGGGAGTTCCTCGACCGGCTGGATGCCGCGCAGTGGCAGAGCGTCGAGTTCAAGGACCTGATCGAGCAAGCCGTGCCTGACAGCCGTGACCACATCGACGTCGACGGGCTGGACAGACCGCTGGCGAACCGCCGTTTCTCCGATGCTGCCGCCCTGCGCGCGTGGATGCTGCACTACCTCGCCGACGACCTCGAGAGGGGGCGGAACCCCCGGTACAGCGCCCATCTGGCCGTCTACCACGCCATCTTCTCGATCTCGCAGGCGCTGTGGGCCGTGGTTCAGCGGGGAGAGGTCGAGCCCGGCAACGGAAGCCACAGCATGACGGCCTTCTTCGACTTCTGCCGGTTCCGTACCAGCGGCCCGCCGGGGCCACGTCTCGAACAGCTCCTGGCTCTCGCCCGTGCGGGCGTCGTCGACTTTGTCGGCGCGAACATGAAAGTGACCTGCAGAGGTGGTGTGTTCGAAGCGCGCACCAGCAGCCTGGATCGGGTCGTACAGGCCCGGGCCCTGATCGAGGCCCGCTTGCCGGGACGCGCCCTCACACGCGTGGCCGATCCCCTGCTCCTCCACCTCGTCGGTGAGCGTGAGATCAGGGAACAGGTGCGGACCGACCCCACCACTGGCCGACGGCAGCCCACTGGCCTCATCGACACGCTCGGAGCCCGCCCGCTGGGACCCGATGGCTCTCCGCACCCCAGACGCTTCGTCACCAGTCCGGGCGACTTCCCCCGGCCGCGTACCAATGACCCGTTCCTGCACCAGAGTGACGCGGTGGCCAGGGAGGCGCTCCACGCGCTCGTCGAGGCGCGAGGCGGATCCTGCCGTCAGACTTCGCCGTCCTCTCCGACCCCACCTGTGTACTGA
- a CDS encoding ABC transporter ATP-binding protein, whose product MKQDGRVRTRDLVRYMRGHALAMSLAAVLSLVAAGGTLLQPVLVRSVIDAISESRSTVASTVALVSLLVGAAVVNGIRDYMLRRVGEGVVLRIRQRLAGHVLRLPVAEYDSRRTGDLLSRIGSDSSMLRSVVTSGLFEIFTGMLMIIGAAVAAFLVDPLLFAVTAGGLLTGLAGAAAIAHRTRPASEQAQMLLGEMTSGLERAIRGVRTIRAARGERRETEAIVHSARRAYGTGLRLARLQAFTVPVAHIATQGVFLLVLGVGGARVADGGLSVGDLVAFVLFLFFLIIPVGQLIGAYSQLQTGLGALQRIEDVLRVPAETDGDVVRVQPPREGRGATPVFGTGSVPALAFDRVTFGYGKGETVVEDISFALSHGTRTALVGPSGAGKSTLLALAERFYDVRSGAIRLCGADIRQVSRDELRSRLGYVEQEAPILAGTLRENLSLSAPDLSDDEITDVLNRVNLDEIVKRSPLGLDAQVGEGGVLLSGGERQRLAIARTLLAAPPILLLDEPTSNLDARNEQAFRAAIDAVPTDHTLLIVAHRLATVVDADQIVVVDHGRVVGLGTHHELIKSSALYRDLASHQLLVA is encoded by the coding sequence ATGAAGCAGGACGGCCGGGTGCGGACTCGTGACCTCGTGCGCTACATGCGCGGGCACGCGCTCGCCATGTCTCTCGCGGCGGTACTCTCCCTGGTCGCCGCCGGCGGGACGCTCCTCCAGCCCGTGCTGGTGCGGTCGGTCATCGACGCCATCTCGGAGTCGCGGTCGACCGTGGCATCCACCGTCGCGCTCGTCTCGCTGCTGGTGGGCGCGGCCGTGGTCAACGGAATCCGGGACTACATGCTGCGGCGCGTCGGTGAAGGCGTTGTGCTGCGGATACGACAGAGGCTCGCGGGGCATGTGCTGAGACTCCCCGTCGCCGAGTACGACAGCCGCCGTACCGGGGATCTGCTCTCCCGCATCGGATCGGACAGCTCGATGCTGCGGTCCGTCGTCACCTCGGGGCTGTTCGAGATCTTCACCGGGATGCTGATGATCATTGGCGCGGCGGTCGCGGCGTTCCTGGTCGACCCCCTGCTGTTCGCGGTCACCGCCGGGGGACTCCTCACCGGTCTCGCGGGAGCGGCGGCGATCGCGCACCGTACCCGCCCGGCCTCCGAACAGGCCCAGATGCTGCTCGGAGAGATGACGTCCGGACTGGAGCGCGCGATCCGCGGCGTACGGACGATCCGGGCCGCGCGGGGGGAGCGGCGGGAGACCGAGGCGATCGTGCACAGTGCCCGCCGTGCCTACGGGACGGGACTGCGGCTCGCCCGACTGCAGGCGTTCACGGTGCCCGTGGCACACATCGCGACGCAGGGAGTGTTCCTGCTGGTACTGGGTGTGGGAGGGGCCAGGGTTGCCGACGGCGGACTCTCGGTCGGCGACCTCGTGGCGTTCGTGCTCTTCCTGTTCTTCCTGATCATACCGGTGGGCCAGCTCATCGGCGCTTACTCCCAGTTGCAGACCGGCCTTGGCGCGCTGCAGAGGATAGAGGACGTGCTGCGTGTGCCGGCCGAGACGGACGGGGACGTCGTACGCGTCCAGCCGCCGCGAGAAGGCCGAGGGGCCACCCCGGTCTTCGGCACCGGATCCGTCCCAGCGCTCGCCTTCGACCGTGTGACGTTCGGTTACGGCAAGGGTGAGACGGTCGTGGAGGACATCAGCTTCGCCCTCTCCCATGGCACCCGCACGGCTCTGGTCGGTCCGTCGGGTGCCGGCAAGTCGACTCTGCTGGCGTTGGCCGAGCGCTTCTACGACGTACGGTCCGGCGCCATACGGCTGTGCGGGGCCGACATCCGCCAGGTGTCACGGGACGAACTGCGCAGCCGGCTCGGCTATGTGGAGCAGGAGGCACCGATCCTGGCCGGAACGCTCCGGGAGAACCTGTCACTGTCCGCGCCTGACCTGTCCGACGACGAAATAACAGACGTCCTGAATCGCGTCAACCTTGACGAGATCGTGAAGCGGTCTCCGCTCGGACTGGACGCGCAGGTGGGCGAAGGCGGCGTCCTGCTGTCCGGCGGTGAACGCCAGCGCCTGGCCATAGCCCGTACGCTCCTCGCCGCGCCTCCGATCCTGCTGCTGGACGAGCCGACCAGCAATCTCGACGCCAGGAACGAGCAGGCGTTCCGCGCGGCGATCGACGCCGTCCCCACCGACCACACGCTGCTGATCGTCGCTCATCGGCTGGCCACCGTGGTCGACGCCGACCAGATCGTCGTCGTCGACCACGGAAGGGTGGTGGGCCTGGGCACCCACCACGAACTCATCAAGTCCAGCGCGCTCTACCGAGACCTGGCCTCCCACCAACTGCTGGTGGCCTGA